From a single Cyclobacterium marinum DSM 745 genomic region:
- a CDS encoding MFS transporter, producing MGNRKILGRIIIILLSIFVVMSGYGVLLPVLPYYTERLALKSGIVAEEDINYHIGILTSIYPFFQLLFAVIWGKLSDRFGRKVLITMGLSGFVIMQVLTGLSTSLLMLYVARILGGIFSSSVIPVGNAFLSDLTNSMQRRKVLAWSGVAVSTGVITGPMIGGYLAQTNLHLDTRMGHLLLDRFSIPFLAVALLGTIILLLVIGWLKNPKAQNLNIIEVGQKSESNVKRDFVLLLFLSLILQLAVTLFETVFSVYAKDILVFDTSQVGLGFMLCGLVMAVLQPLFANVDAKTISVNTQLFIGFALAAFAMIVFSFWTYNIYVYTMIVIFAIGGAMVTPNLITMISLVDKNHTGANLSLQTSVNSIGQVLGPMLGIWLYTFGSSWPYPVIGTVLSLVAVLIIPNLRFKSQK from the coding sequence ATGGGTAATCGCAAAATCCTTGGCAGGATCATCATTATTCTGTTAAGTATTTTTGTAGTTATGAGCGGGTATGGTGTATTACTTCCCGTTTTGCCCTACTATACCGAAAGGCTTGCTTTAAAATCTGGTATTGTGGCTGAAGAGGATATCAACTATCACATTGGAATTCTCACCAGCATTTACCCGTTTTTTCAGCTTCTCTTTGCTGTTATTTGGGGCAAACTGTCCGATCGTTTCGGTCGCAAGGTGCTGATCACTATGGGGTTATCAGGCTTTGTTATTATGCAGGTATTAACCGGCTTATCTACTTCTTTGCTTATGCTGTATGTAGCCCGTATTCTAGGCGGTATATTCTCGTCTTCGGTTATACCTGTGGGCAATGCTTTTCTCAGCGACCTTACCAACAGCATGCAGCGTAGAAAAGTGCTTGCCTGGTCGGGAGTGGCTGTCAGTACAGGAGTGATTACCGGGCCTATGATTGGTGGTTACCTGGCACAAACCAATTTACATTTGGACACGAGAATGGGGCACTTGCTATTGGATAGATTCAGTATCCCATTCCTGGCAGTGGCCTTATTAGGAACAATTATTTTGTTACTGGTAATCGGTTGGCTCAAAAACCCCAAAGCACAAAATCTTAATATCATAGAAGTAGGCCAAAAGTCAGAGTCAAATGTGAAACGTGATTTTGTTCTACTATTGTTTCTCTCATTAATTCTTCAACTGGCCGTAACCTTGTTTGAGACAGTGTTTTCTGTTTATGCCAAAGACATTCTCGTGTTTGACACTTCCCAGGTAGGACTTGGGTTTATGCTTTGCGGCCTGGTTATGGCCGTTTTACAGCCATTATTTGCCAATGTAGATGCAAAAACTATCTCTGTAAACACACAACTTTTTATCGGTTTTGCATTGGCTGCTTTTGCCATGATTGTTTTTTCTTTTTGGACATACAATATCTATGTATATACCATGATTGTAATTTTTGCAATCGGAGGTGCAATGGTTACCCCCAACCTTATTACCATGATTTCTTTGGTGGATAAAAACCATACTGGGGCTAATCTGTCTTTACAAACATCAGTTAACAGTATTGGTCAGGTATTGGGACCGATGTTAGGCATATGGCTATACACATTTGGTAGCTCATGGCCTTATCCGGTGATTGGCACGGTGCTATCGCTTGTAGCCGTTCTCATAATTCCGAACTTACGGTTTAAAAGTCAAAAATGA
- a CDS encoding rhodanese-like domain-containing protein — MEILIVATKDCQHRPILEKELQNADLPYTVKYFEEHPDLVEKYQFKHSPLLIVNERVASIGMPDLDMINKLKMKNVNISEIRTGKRDHNHMIAKNIEEGLVEVDTTWGRIQPIQAAVGVRTVGELEVYQHQKEGRPIVDARKPDSTNGVTILGAENIPYDELVTRKEELDEKKHTIFFCNGPQCPQSATGIKNLVEAGYPADRILYYRGGMHDWITLGLIVGKI, encoded by the coding sequence ATGGAAATTTTAATTGTAGCAACAAAAGATTGTCAACACAGGCCAATACTTGAAAAAGAATTGCAAAATGCAGACTTACCCTATACGGTCAAATATTTTGAAGAACATCCAGATCTAGTTGAAAAATATCAATTCAAGCATTCACCGTTGCTAATTGTGAACGAAAGGGTAGCGTCAATTGGCATGCCTGATTTGGATATGATAAATAAATTGAAAATGAAAAACGTGAACATTTCGGAAATAAGGACAGGGAAGAGGGACCATAACCATATGATAGCCAAAAATATTGAGGAAGGACTGGTGGAAGTGGACACGACCTGGGGCCGTATTCAGCCAATACAGGCTGCCGTGGGGGTAAGAACAGTCGGGGAATTGGAGGTGTACCAACACCAAAAAGAGGGGAGGCCCATTGTTGATGCCAGAAAACCTGATTCTACCAATGGGGTAACCATTCTTGGCGCTGAAAACATCCCATACGATGAATTAGTGACCAGAAAAGAGGAGTTAGATGAAAAAAAGCATACTATCTTCTTTTGCAATGGCCCGCAATGCCCCCAATCTGCTACAGGCATCAAGAACCTCGTGGAAGCGGGGTATCCGGCCGATAGGATTTTATATTATCGAGGCGGAATGCATGACTGGATAACATTGGGGTTGATAGTGGGAAAAATATGA
- a CDS encoding heavy metal translocating P-type ATPase, translated as MEAINNTKPKEKPSQKMGKTQKQSFPVTGMTCASCASSVESILTHTEGVAKASVNFANSSVLVEYKDSLSSEELRKALQSVGYDLIIDAENPAEAQQELQEKHYQEVKSRTIWSAILTLPVFILAMFYMDWVPGRWISLAFTIPVLFWFGRSFFINAFKQTKHGKANMDTLVALSTGIAFIFSLFNTLFPEFWHARGIHPHVYYEAATVIITFISLGKLLEEKAKSNTSTAIKKLMGLQPKNLKVIMDGEEVEMPIASVRKGYIIMVRPGEKIPVDGEVAEGSSFVDESMITGEPVPVEKTKGGKVFAGTVNQKGSFRFIAEKVAGETLLAQIIKLVQEAQGSKAPVQKLVDKIAGIFVPVVMAISIVTFITWMLVGGDDAFTHALFTSVAVLVIACPCALGLATPTAIMVGVGKGAENNILIKDAESLELGHKVNAVVLDKTGTITEGKPVVTDILWEEDHQSEKLKSILMAMESQSEHPLAEAVVQKLKEEGVKSASVSQFNSITGRGVEAMDADSIIMYYVGNQKLIKENNITISDDLNEKAKFLREEAKTVIFFANQDQALAVLAIADKIKETSKKAIETLQSRNIDVYMLTGDNKQTAAAVAKQVGLQHFKAEVLPSDKADFVKELQAKGMIVAMVGDGINDSHALAQADVSIAMGHGSDIAMDVAKITLITSDLQSIPKALNLSRKTVLGIRQNLFWAFIYNIIGIPIAAGLLYPINGFLLDPMIAGMAMAFSSVSVVANSLRLKTTKI; from the coding sequence ATGGAAGCCATAAATAATACAAAACCCAAAGAAAAACCATCTCAGAAGATGGGCAAGACACAAAAACAATCCTTTCCGGTAACGGGTATGACTTGTGCATCCTGTGCTTCCAGCGTGGAATCCATTCTTACCCATACTGAAGGAGTGGCCAAGGCAAGTGTTAATTTTGCCAATAGTTCAGTTTTAGTAGAATATAAGGATTCACTCAGCTCAGAGGAACTTCGTAAAGCCTTACAGTCAGTAGGATACGATTTGATTATCGATGCTGAGAACCCAGCCGAAGCACAGCAGGAACTTCAAGAAAAGCATTATCAGGAAGTAAAAAGTCGTACCATCTGGTCTGCGATTTTAACACTACCGGTATTTATTTTGGCCATGTTTTACATGGATTGGGTGCCGGGCCGATGGATTTCATTGGCTTTTACCATTCCTGTATTATTTTGGTTTGGCCGAAGCTTTTTCATCAATGCCTTCAAGCAAACCAAACACGGCAAAGCCAATATGGACACGCTGGTTGCGCTGAGCACAGGTATTGCCTTTATATTCAGCTTGTTCAATACGTTGTTTCCCGAGTTTTGGCACGCTAGAGGCATTCATCCCCATGTCTATTATGAGGCGGCTACTGTTATAATCACCTTCATTTCGCTTGGGAAGTTGTTGGAGGAAAAAGCTAAGTCAAATACTTCGACGGCTATCAAAAAACTGATGGGCCTGCAACCTAAAAACTTGAAAGTGATCATGGATGGTGAAGAAGTGGAAATGCCTATAGCATCTGTGCGAAAAGGCTATATTATTATGGTTCGTCCAGGAGAGAAAATACCGGTAGATGGCGAGGTGGCCGAGGGAAGTTCTTTTGTTGATGAAAGTATGATAACGGGTGAGCCTGTTCCAGTAGAGAAAACAAAAGGCGGAAAAGTCTTTGCTGGGACAGTAAATCAAAAAGGTAGTTTCCGCTTTATTGCTGAGAAAGTGGCTGGTGAAACCTTGCTTGCCCAAATCATAAAACTGGTGCAAGAGGCGCAAGGCAGTAAGGCACCCGTACAAAAACTGGTGGATAAAATTGCCGGAATATTTGTACCTGTAGTTATGGCAATTTCCATCGTTACTTTTATAACATGGATGCTGGTGGGTGGAGATGATGCCTTTACACATGCATTGTTTACATCAGTAGCCGTATTGGTGATCGCCTGTCCCTGTGCATTGGGACTTGCAACTCCCACTGCCATTATGGTAGGTGTTGGAAAAGGGGCTGAGAACAATATCCTGATCAAAGATGCGGAAAGTCTGGAATTAGGACATAAGGTCAATGCGGTCGTATTGGATAAAACAGGTACCATCACAGAAGGTAAACCCGTAGTGACGGATATTTTATGGGAGGAGGATCATCAATCTGAAAAACTCAAATCTATACTGATGGCCATGGAGTCACAATCCGAACACCCTTTGGCAGAGGCTGTGGTTCAAAAACTGAAAGAAGAAGGTGTTAAATCAGCTTCCGTTTCTCAGTTCAATAGCATTACGGGGCGTGGAGTTGAAGCAATGGATGCTGATAGTATCATCATGTACTACGTTGGTAATCAAAAATTGATAAAAGAGAACAATATAACCATCAGCGATGATTTGAATGAAAAGGCAAAATTTCTGCGGGAAGAAGCCAAAACGGTTATCTTTTTTGCCAATCAGGATCAGGCTTTGGCTGTGTTGGCGATTGCCGATAAGATAAAAGAAACGTCTAAAAAAGCGATTGAAACGCTTCAGAGTCGAAACATTGATGTGTATATGCTTACTGGAGATAATAAGCAGACGGCTGCTGCGGTAGCAAAACAGGTAGGACTTCAGCACTTCAAAGCAGAAGTTTTGCCTTCGGACAAAGCTGATTTTGTAAAGGAGTTACAAGCCAAAGGAATGATTGTGGCAATGGTTGGAGATGGTATCAATGACTCACACGCCCTGGCTCAAGCCGATGTGAGTATCGCAATGGGCCATGGATCTGATATTGCAATGGATGTGGCTAAAATAACCTTAATCACTTCAGACCTGCAGTCCATACCTAAAGCGTTGAACCTCTCTAGAAAGACGGTTTTGGGAATACGTCAAAACCTTTTTTGGGCGTTTATCTACAACATCATTGGCATCCCAATTGCTGCCGGTCTTTTATACCCTATCAACGGCTTTTTACTTGACCCTATGATTGCCGGTATGGCCATGGCCTTCAGTTCGGTATCGGTAGTAGCCAATAGCCTACGACTGAAAACAACTAAAATTTAA
- a CDS encoding helix-turn-helix transcriptional regulator codes for MAESIKLHVKNMVCPRCLTAVEQIVERLEIPYANVALGEIDLKHAIDDESKKRLSEALEKIGFSLIDDRKSRLIGQMKNLIVQKIHHSQDVLEVKWADFIADQLNYDYKYLGMLFSSVESITLEQYIIRQKIERIKELLIYDELSLSQIAYQLGYSSVAHLSSQFKKVNGMTPSKFKGTIDKKRNTLDNI; via the coding sequence ATGGCGGAGAGTATAAAATTACATGTTAAAAATATGGTATGCCCACGGTGCCTAACAGCAGTTGAGCAAATAGTGGAAAGGCTTGAAATACCATACGCGAATGTAGCGTTGGGAGAGATTGATCTTAAGCATGCTATAGATGATGAATCGAAAAAACGGCTAAGTGAAGCCTTGGAAAAAATCGGTTTTTCGCTCATAGATGATCGTAAAAGCCGATTGATCGGGCAGATGAAAAATTTGATTGTTCAAAAAATCCATCATTCTCAGGACGTTTTGGAGGTAAAGTGGGCTGATTTTATTGCAGATCAACTCAACTATGACTATAAATACCTGGGTATGCTTTTTTCTTCCGTAGAAAGCATTACCCTAGAGCAGTATATCATTCGCCAGAAAATCGAGCGCATTAAAGAATTGCTGATATATGATGAACTTTCACTAAGCCAAATTGCCTATCAGTTAGGATACAGTAGTGTGGCACATCTGAGTAGCCAGTTTAAAAAGGTAAACGGCATGACACCTTCTAAGTTTAAAGGTACTATTGATAAAAAAAGAAACACATTAGATAATATCTAA
- a CDS encoding class I fructose-bisphosphate aldolase has product MKKINEYLGDQTEHLLLHTCDTIDKTRLTLPGPNYLDQVFLNSNRSPQVLNALARLYNSGNLAGTGYLSILPVDQGIEHTAGSAFGPNPDYFDPENIVQLALEAGCNGVASTFGVLGLTSRKYAHKIPYIVKINHNELLTYPNKHDQILFGSVKDAWNMGACAIGATVYFGSAESNKQIREISEAFAYAHELGLATILWCYTRNEAFKTNDKDYHAAADLTGQANHLGVTIQADIIKQKLPDTNGGFRDLKFGKTSEEMYAKYTSDHPIDMCRYQVANCYMGKIGLINSGGASGESDYEDAVKTAVINKRAGGMGLISGRKAFQRPRKEGVELLNLIQQVYLDREITIA; this is encoded by the coding sequence ATGAAAAAAATAAATGAATACTTAGGCGATCAGACAGAACACTTGCTGCTACATACTTGTGACACGATTGATAAAACAAGGCTTACCCTACCAGGGCCAAACTATCTGGATCAGGTTTTTCTGAATTCCAATAGAAGCCCACAGGTACTCAATGCACTAGCCCGGTTATATAACAGTGGCAACCTTGCCGGAACAGGTTATTTATCCATTCTTCCGGTTGATCAGGGTATTGAGCATACGGCAGGGAGTGCCTTTGGGCCTAATCCCGACTATTTTGATCCGGAGAACATTGTACAACTGGCCTTAGAGGCGGGTTGCAATGGAGTAGCCTCAACATTTGGCGTACTTGGATTGACTTCTCGGAAATATGCCCATAAGATTCCCTACATCGTCAAGATTAACCACAATGAGTTACTTACATATCCAAACAAGCATGACCAGATCTTATTTGGGTCTGTAAAAGATGCCTGGAATATGGGTGCATGCGCTATTGGAGCCACTGTCTATTTTGGGTCAGCCGAATCAAATAAGCAGATTCGTGAAATTTCAGAAGCATTTGCTTATGCCCATGAACTGGGATTGGCCACTATCCTATGGTGCTACACCCGAAATGAGGCTTTTAAAACGAATGATAAGGACTACCATGCTGCTGCTGATCTGACAGGTCAGGCCAATCATCTAGGAGTAACCATTCAGGCAGATATCATCAAACAAAAACTACCTGATACAAACGGAGGTTTTAGAGATTTAAAGTTCGGCAAAACGTCTGAAGAAATGTATGCCAAATACACTTCAGATCATCCCATTGATATGTGCCGTTATCAAGTAGCAAATTGCTACATGGGTAAGATAGGATTGATTAACTCTGGTGGAGCATCCGGAGAATCCGACTATGAAGATGCAGTAAAGACAGCCGTGATCAATAAAAGAGCAGGTGGCATGGGCTTGATTTCAGGAAGAAAGGCATTCCAGCGACCGCGAAAAGAAGGTGTTGAACTGCTCAACCTGATCCAACAAGTGTACCTGGATCGAGAAATTACGATTGCTTAA
- a CDS encoding copper-translocating P-type ATPase, whose product MENHKEHNHTHHKHEESKKHEDHSGHEGHGHSSHSGHNPGHGEMGHDHHKMMIEDFKKRFWISLVLTVPILVFSPMIQGFFGYEWLLPGNAYILFGLSTIVYFYGGWPFLKGLKDELKEGAPGMMTLISMAISVAYFYSSATVFGLEGEDFFWELATLIDIMLLGHWLEMKSVLGASKALQLLVSMMPSEAHRVKGDTVEDVKLEDLQKDDIILIKPGEKVPADGIIVEGESYLNESMLTGESKPVKKGLENKVIGGSLNGNGSLKVKVEHTGKDSYLNKVITLVQDAQKSKSKMQNLSDRAAKWLTYIALAIGFGTLATWLFLGFPFVYALERMVTVMVIACPHALGLAIPLVVAISTAVSAQNGLLIRNRTAFEESRKISALVFDKTGTLTKGDFGVTRVETVDQPMEADDLLRLSSALEQSSEHPIAVGIMKKVKEKNISVPKPENFNAITGKGVEAVVEGKDVKVVSPGYLKDQNISIPEGAYSSAAETVVFVLVDNKLAGYIALADEIRPESAKAIKVFKNNDIKVMMATGDNETVAKAVSNELGLDGYYSEVLPHQKVEIVKDLQAKDEFVAMTGDGVNDAPALAQANVGIAVGSGTDVAAETADIILVNSNPQDIANLILFGKATYNKMIQNLIWATGYNTVAIPLAAGVLYTSGFVLGPAVGAVFMSLSTIIVAINAQLLKKKIGNK is encoded by the coding sequence ATGGAAAATCATAAAGAGCATAATCACACACACCATAAGCACGAAGAAAGTAAAAAGCATGAAGATCATTCCGGACATGAAGGACATGGGCATAGTAGTCATTCGGGTCACAACCCCGGGCATGGTGAAATGGGACATGATCATCATAAAATGATGATAGAGGACTTCAAAAAGCGATTCTGGATATCGCTGGTACTCACTGTCCCTATACTTGTTTTTTCGCCAATGATCCAGGGATTTTTCGGTTATGAGTGGCTGCTGCCGGGCAATGCTTACATTCTGTTCGGGCTTTCTACCATCGTTTATTTTTACGGAGGCTGGCCTTTTCTGAAAGGATTGAAGGATGAGCTGAAGGAAGGTGCCCCGGGCATGATGACTTTAATATCCATGGCCATTAGTGTTGCCTATTTTTATAGTTCCGCAACAGTGTTCGGCCTTGAAGGAGAAGACTTTTTTTGGGAACTGGCCACCCTGATTGATATCATGCTACTCGGCCACTGGCTGGAAATGAAATCCGTACTGGGAGCTTCAAAAGCCCTGCAGTTATTGGTAAGCATGATGCCCTCAGAAGCGCATCGGGTCAAAGGTGACACGGTAGAAGATGTGAAGCTGGAAGACTTGCAAAAAGATGATATTATTTTGATTAAACCCGGTGAAAAAGTTCCGGCTGATGGCATTATCGTAGAGGGGGAAAGTTACCTGAATGAGTCTATGCTGACCGGGGAATCCAAACCGGTAAAAAAAGGCCTTGAGAATAAAGTAATCGGAGGGTCACTCAATGGCAATGGCTCACTAAAAGTAAAAGTAGAGCATACAGGTAAAGACAGCTACCTCAATAAGGTAATTACGCTGGTACAAGATGCGCAAAAGTCTAAGTCAAAAATGCAAAATCTCTCAGACCGTGCCGCCAAGTGGCTTACCTATATTGCATTGGCGATAGGATTCGGTACGCTGGCAACATGGCTGTTTCTGGGCTTTCCTTTTGTATATGCCTTGGAGAGAATGGTAACGGTAATGGTCATAGCCTGTCCCCATGCACTTGGATTAGCGATTCCATTGGTAGTAGCCATATCTACAGCAGTCTCTGCTCAGAATGGATTATTAATACGTAACAGAACGGCATTTGAAGAATCCAGAAAGATTTCAGCCCTTGTTTTTGATAAGACCGGAACATTGACCAAAGGAGATTTTGGAGTCACACGTGTGGAAACAGTAGATCAACCAATGGAAGCAGACGATCTGCTTAGGCTATCCAGTGCATTGGAGCAAAGCTCGGAGCACCCCATTGCAGTAGGTATTATGAAAAAAGTAAAAGAGAAGAACATTTCAGTGCCTAAACCTGAAAACTTCAACGCCATTACCGGGAAAGGTGTTGAAGCCGTAGTGGAAGGTAAAGATGTAAAAGTAGTGAGTCCTGGCTATCTTAAAGACCAAAACATTTCCATACCAGAAGGTGCCTATAGCAGTGCAGCAGAGACAGTGGTTTTTGTGCTTGTTGACAACAAACTTGCAGGATATATTGCGCTGGCCGATGAGATCAGACCGGAAAGTGCCAAGGCGATCAAGGTCTTTAAAAACAATGACATAAAGGTAATGATGGCCACCGGTGATAATGAAACAGTGGCCAAGGCCGTAAGTAATGAACTAGGCCTTGACGGATACTATTCAGAAGTGTTACCTCATCAAAAGGTAGAAATCGTGAAGGACCTACAAGCTAAAGATGAGTTTGTGGCCATGACAGGTGATGGGGTGAATGATGCCCCGGCACTTGCTCAGGCCAATGTAGGTATTGCCGTAGGTTCTGGTACAGATGTAGCAGCCGAAACAGCCGACATTATTTTAGTAAACAGCAATCCACAGGATATAGCCAACCTGATTTTGTTTGGTAAGGCTACTTATAATAAAATGATTCAAAACCTGATATGGGCTACCGGTTATAACACAGTTGCTATTCCTTTGGCAGCAGGGGTGCTTTACACATCCGGTTTCGTCTTAGGTCCGGCAGTTGGCGCGGTTTTCATGAGTTTGAGTACGATCATAGTCGCCATTAATGCGCAGCTACTGAAGAAGAAAATCGGTAACAAATAA
- a CDS encoding PPK2 family polyphosphate kinase, with product MIELDNISTLPPKEAIKMETKNALKKIRKELFHLQNKFYADGRYSMLIVLQGLDTSGKDGVIRHAFSGMNPQGVQVTSFKKPSADELKHDFLWRIYPHFPEKGKIRVFNRSYYEDVLVPSVNKSLSGDVLDHRINLINELEHHLLANNTLILKYYLHISADEQVERIEERKTKPHKRWKYTKEDELVPNQWDDFRDAYDTLLNACDHLPWHIIPADKRWFRNYTAAKILAEQLEKLNLKYPNK from the coding sequence ATGATTGAGTTAGATAACATATCCACGTTACCACCTAAAGAAGCGATCAAAATGGAAACTAAAAATGCACTGAAAAAAATCCGAAAAGAGCTTTTTCACCTGCAAAATAAGTTTTATGCCGATGGAAGGTACAGCATGCTAATTGTTCTTCAGGGGCTTGATACCTCGGGAAAGGATGGGGTCATCCGTCATGCTTTTAGTGGAATGAACCCACAAGGTGTGCAGGTTACTTCTTTTAAAAAGCCTTCGGCTGACGAGCTTAAACATGATTTTTTGTGGCGCATTTATCCTCATTTTCCTGAGAAAGGAAAGATCAGGGTCTTTAATCGATCCTACTATGAAGATGTTTTGGTGCCTTCCGTCAATAAAAGTCTATCAGGCGATGTATTGGATCACCGCATCAATTTGATCAATGAATTGGAACATCACCTGCTAGCCAATAATACTTTGATCTTGAAATACTACTTACATATATCTGCTGATGAGCAGGTAGAGCGTATTGAAGAGCGTAAAACGAAACCACACAAACGCTGGAAGTATACGAAAGAAGATGAACTGGTACCCAACCAATGGGATGATTTCCGGGATGCTTACGATACCCTACTTAATGCATGTGATCACTTGCCTTGGCACATCATCCCTGCAGATAAGCGTTGGTTTCGCAACTATACTGCTGCTAAAATATTAGCCGAACAGCTTGAAAAACTAAATCTGAAATACCCGAACAAATAA